A part of Sulfurimonas sp. HSL-1716 genomic DNA contains:
- a CDS encoding lipopolysaccharide kinase InaA family protein, whose amino-acid sequence MSYKLLLNPKYPDFKKHLQNIKNIFNISNESIHKARNELKIVELGGIKCVVKSFKVPHFINRIAYTFLRDGKAKKSYLNALKLTNLHINTPEPIGIIEFFDMGLLSESYFISVYEPYDFTIREVFHHKVENTEQILKEFAHFSYALHKKGVWHVDYSLGNILITKQEDNYRFSLVDINRMEFKTIEGYEGLKNFNKFWAKDKNDLVIIAKEYAKLASLKEEESVKTIMDEAKKLEDKINLKRKIKSISKP is encoded by the coding sequence TTGTCCTATAAACTACTATTAAATCCCAAGTATCCAGATTTTAAAAAACATCTGCAAAATATAAAAAATATTTTCAATATTTCGAACGAAAGTATCCATAAAGCGAGAAATGAACTGAAAATAGTGGAGCTCGGCGGTATAAAATGCGTAGTAAAATCATTTAAGGTCCCGCACTTTATTAATCGGATAGCCTACACATTCTTACGAGACGGAAAAGCCAAGAAATCCTATCTAAACGCCCTAAAACTGACCAACCTGCATATAAATACTCCCGAACCCATAGGCATTATAGAGTTTTTTGATATGGGATTATTGAGCGAAAGCTACTTTATATCCGTCTACGAACCTTACGATTTTACCATTCGCGAAGTGTTTCATCACAAGGTTGAAAATACAGAACAGATACTCAAAGAGTTCGCACACTTTAGCTATGCCCTCCATAAAAAAGGAGTTTGGCACGTCGATTACTCTTTGGGCAACATCCTTATCACCAAACAAGAAGACAACTATAGATTTTCCCTTGTCGATATCAATAGAATGGAGTTTAAGACCATAGAGGGGTATGAAGGACTCAAAAACTTCAACAAGTTCTGGGCAAAAGATAAGAATGATCTGGTTATTATCGCAAAAGAGTACGCCAAACTTGCATCTTTAAAAGAAGAGGAATCCGTTAAAACGATTATGGACGAAGCAAAAAAGCTTGAAGACAAAATCAACTTGAAACGTAAAATTAAATCAATAAGTAAACCTTAA
- a CDS encoding nucleotide sugar dehydrogenase produces the protein MKTYKIAVIGLGYVGLPLAVAFGEKYETIGFDIAQLRIDELNRGHDRTLEIDDKQLLTAIKDNHLSFTNDLNKISDCNIYIVTVPTPIDDHKRPDLTPLIKASESIGKVLKKNDIVIYESTVYPGATEEVCVPILEKTSGLTFNKEFFCGYSPERINPGDKKHTVKNILKVTSGSTKEIAIEVDNLYKSIITAGTHLADSIKVAEAAKVIENSQRDINVAFVNELAIIFNKLGIDTNAVLDAAGTKWNFLPFRPGLVGGHCIGVDPYYLTYKAQEVGYNPEIILAGRRLNDNMGIYVANQVIKLMIKKGHKIEGSNILVLGITFKENCTDTRNTRVVDVINELKEFGCNVDIYDPWADPEQVRHEYNLSLLQNGNIDLSSHQAIVLAVAHNEFKELDLTQNENCVVYDIKSILKKSDGRL, from the coding sequence ATGAAAACATATAAAATAGCGGTTATCGGATTAGGATATGTCGGTTTACCATTGGCGGTTGCTTTTGGCGAAAAATATGAAACGATCGGTTTTGATATTGCCCAATTGAGGATCGATGAACTTAACAGAGGCCATGACAGAACACTAGAAATAGATGACAAACAACTCTTAACAGCTATTAAAGACAATCACCTCTCTTTTACGAACGACCTAAACAAAATATCGGACTGCAATATCTATATAGTAACAGTTCCGACGCCTATCGACGATCATAAACGGCCTGACCTTACACCTTTGATAAAAGCAAGTGAATCGATCGGGAAAGTTCTTAAAAAGAATGACATCGTCATCTACGAATCGACCGTTTACCCGGGTGCGACCGAAGAGGTCTGCGTACCCATACTAGAAAAAACTTCCGGGCTAACTTTCAACAAAGAGTTTTTCTGCGGATATTCTCCTGAACGTATCAATCCCGGTGATAAAAAACATACCGTAAAAAATATCTTAAAAGTAACTTCCGGTTCGACAAAAGAGATTGCTATAGAGGTAGATAATCTTTACAAAAGCATTATAACGGCCGGAACACATCTGGCAGATTCCATAAAAGTAGCAGAAGCCGCAAAGGTTATCGAGAATTCCCAACGTGACATCAATGTCGCTTTTGTTAACGAGCTTGCGATCATCTTTAATAAACTCGGCATAGACACAAATGCCGTACTTGATGCAGCAGGTACGAAATGGAATTTTTTACCATTTAGACCGGGACTTGTAGGAGGACACTGTATAGGTGTCGATCCTTACTACTTGACATATAAAGCTCAAGAGGTCGGATATAATCCGGAGATTATCCTCGCAGGACGCAGGCTCAACGACAACATGGGGATCTATGTCGCCAATCAGGTTATAAAGCTCATGATAAAAAAAGGGCATAAGATAGAGGGTTCCAATATCCTTGTTTTGGGTATAACGTTCAAAGAAAACTGTACAGATACAAGAAATACAAGAGTCGTAGATGTTATAAACGAGCTCAAAGAGTTCGGATGTAACGTCGACATATATGATCCATGGGCGGATCCCGAACAGGTAAGACATGAATACAATTTATCATTACTACAAAACGGTAATATAGATCTCTCTTCTCATCAAGCGATCGTTCTGGCAGTCGCGCACAATGAGTTTAAAGAACTCGATCTAACCCAAAACGAAAACTGTGTCGTCTACGATATAAAATCGATACTCAAAAAAAGCGATGGAAGACTATAG
- a CDS encoding glycosyltransferase family 4 protein, whose protein sequence is MSKKNLLELCLSPDLGGLELYMVRCAKALEEDMNVISVINAEGKLEQYYKDTPYRYEAIKRKSGMGAYGTAKKLARIIDENKTEIIHAHWTKDLLTAVLAKKLSTHKPRIVQTRNMTMTRFKDDVYHRWLYKNISLMLPVTYQVKEQLEHFIPQKVRPKIEVLYMGSDKPELLNDEEVKELKDKLGFDLESFNVGMVGRINEAKGQHLLIKAVELLVKKGLSVNAYFVGHPMKESYLEELKHDVKSRGIEQNIHFLGFMKNPHHFYQICDAVVLASMRETFGLVLIEAMQVGTAVIGSNSGGVVEIIDDEKTGLLFENQNYEDLAKKIEMLVGDIHLKENLAKAGQEKCQEKFSNEKQFVKLKSILEEMV, encoded by the coding sequence ATGAGTAAAAAAAATCTTCTTGAGCTCTGCCTTTCTCCCGATCTTGGCGGTCTGGAGCTTTATATGGTAAGATGCGCAAAAGCTCTTGAGGAGGATATGAACGTTATCAGTGTCATCAACGCAGAGGGAAAGCTTGAACAGTACTATAAAGATACACCCTATAGATACGAAGCTATTAAAAGAAAATCGGGGATGGGAGCTTACGGTACGGCAAAAAAGCTTGCGCGCATTATAGACGAGAATAAAACGGAGATCATCCATGCCCATTGGACAAAAGATCTTTTGACGGCAGTTCTGGCGAAAAAACTTTCTACACATAAACCCCGCATCGTACAAACAAGAAATATGACAATGACGAGATTTAAAGACGATGTGTATCATCGGTGGCTGTACAAAAATATTTCGCTTATGCTTCCGGTTACCTATCAGGTCAAAGAGCAGCTGGAGCATTTTATCCCTCAAAAAGTAAGACCTAAAATAGAGGTCTTGTATATGGGATCGGATAAGCCTGAACTACTCAATGATGAAGAAGTAAAGGAATTAAAAGATAAACTTGGCTTCGATCTTGAGAGTTTTAATGTCGGGATGGTCGGGCGTATCAACGAAGCAAAAGGGCAGCACTTGCTTATCAAAGCGGTCGAACTGCTAGTAAAAAAAGGTTTGTCCGTAAATGCGTACTTCGTAGGACATCCGATGAAAGAGAGCTATCTTGAAGAGCTGAAGCATGACGTAAAGAGTCGAGGTATTGAGCAAAATATTCACTTTTTGGGTTTTATGAAGAACCCGCATCATTTTTACCAGATATGCGATGCGGTGGTTTTGGCTTCTATGCGCGAGACTTTCGGGCTTGTGCTTATAGAAGCGATGCAGGTAGGTACGGCAGTCATCGGTTCAAACAGCGGCGGAGTCGTCGAGATCATAGACGATGAAAAAACGGGATTGCTGTTTGAAAACCAAAACTATGAAGATCTGGCAAAAAAGATAGAGATGCTCGTCGGAGATATTCACTTAAAAGAAAATCTTGCAAAAGCGGGACAAGAGAAGTGTCAAGAGAAGTTTTCAAATGAAAAGCAGTTTGTGAAGCTCAAAAGTATTTTAGAAGAGATGGTATGA
- a CDS encoding glycosyltransferase has product MKVSIIIAVYKDITALNLIIEALKTQTYKNFEVIVAEDNDSREMKEYVTSIKGLDVKHTFQEDAGVRKSRSQNNGILKSSGEYLIFLDGDIIPYSTFVEGHAALAQRGRVLAGRRVNLNAQLTKKFREGALKPYTLEKYYFFLGFGLMFDRNARFEQGVHIDPNSLIYKSFMAGRKRNTSLIGCNFSCFRDDMIAINGFDESYGESSLPDDMDLDWRFRAYGLTLHSCKNVANTFHLFHKKQNNPTSKEQWARFNKNKEEKKYVCEQGLRQHNV; this is encoded by the coding sequence ATGAAAGTAAGTATAATAATCGCGGTCTATAAAGATATAACTGCATTGAACCTCATTATTGAAGCACTTAAAACCCAGACATATAAAAATTTTGAAGTGATCGTCGCAGAGGATAATGACAGCCGGGAGATGAAAGAGTATGTGACCTCCATAAAAGGGTTGGATGTCAAGCATACGTTTCAAGAAGATGCGGGTGTCCGAAAATCAAGATCGCAGAATAACGGGATATTAAAAAGTTCCGGCGAATATCTTATATTTTTAGACGGGGATATTATTCCATATTCTACATTTGTAGAAGGACATGCGGCTTTGGCTCAAAGAGGCAGAGTTTTAGCCGGAAGACGAGTCAATTTGAATGCACAGCTGACAAAAAAGTTTAGGGAAGGAGCTTTAAAACCGTATACTTTGGAAAAATATTACTTTTTTTTAGGTTTTGGGCTGATGTTCGATAGAAATGCTAGATTTGAACAGGGAGTACATATCGATCCAAACTCGCTTATCTATAAAAGTTTTATGGCCGGCAGAAAAAGAAATACAAGCCTTATCGGCTGTAATTTCTCCTGTTTTAGAGACGACATGATAGCCATCAACGGATTTGACGAAAGTTACGGTGAATCTTCGCTGCCCGATGATATGGATCTCGATTGGAGATTTCGCGCTTACGGACTTACATTACATTCCTGCAAGAATGTCGCAAATACGTTTCATCTGTTTCATAAAAAACAGAACAATCCCACAAGCAAAGAACAATGGGCAAGATTCAATAAAAACAAAGAAGAGAAAAAATATGTTTGTGAGCAGGGGTTGAGACAGCATAATGTATAA
- a CDS encoding glycosyltransferase, producing the protein MKSKQPTAVICLSPNKGGMELAGLKLAKILSDYNDVTLIVRDNHFMHKQCLGNKDYSNLKFETIDFRSTFSFSIIYHARRIIKEKHIKNVIFLGASELKSLYFSFLGLDINLIVRHGTTKSNPKKDLFHKLIYSRVSAHVAISKHLAKNVAYIVPFGKNTKLTTIIPSMPKACSQLPKTKNETLQLLHVGRITPGKGLAEALLACEALYKNKINFHFNSYGSIAENYKEEFIKFIDSLPYKDSFEMCGFTDNIYDKYPKHDIFLFPTKGEGFGNVLMEAISHGIIVLAFDNTAVSNFKEMGFHIHLVEDKNVQALSEELYMIVQNLDKEIELAQENRENAKDLFAPSREANEYLELLV; encoded by the coding sequence TTGAAAAGCAAACAGCCGACCGCCGTTATATGCCTCTCACCGAACAAAGGCGGTATGGAGCTGGCAGGCTTGAAGCTTGCCAAAATATTGTCTGACTATAACGATGTGACTTTGATCGTACGCGACAACCATTTTATGCATAAACAATGTCTCGGCAACAAAGACTATTCGAATTTAAAATTCGAGACAATAGACTTCAGGTCCACTTTTAGTTTCTCTATCATATACCACGCCCGCAGGATCATTAAGGAAAAACATATTAAAAACGTTATTTTCCTCGGTGCTTCGGAGCTGAAATCTTTATATTTTTCATTTTTAGGATTAGATATCAACCTTATCGTACGTCACGGAACGACAAAGTCAAATCCGAAAAAAGATCTTTTTCATAAATTGATATACTCTCGCGTAAGTGCTCATGTAGCAATATCAAAACATCTGGCAAAAAACGTCGCCTATATCGTCCCTTTTGGAAAAAACACAAAACTGACGACCATTATTCCGTCCATGCCAAAAGCCTGTTCACAACTGCCAAAAACAAAAAACGAAACGCTTCAGCTTTTACATGTGGGACGCATCACTCCGGGAAAAGGTCTGGCCGAAGCTCTTCTTGCATGCGAAGCACTTTACAAGAACAAAATCAATTTCCATTTTAACAGCTACGGCTCGATCGCAGAAAACTATAAAGAGGAGTTTATAAAGTTTATAGACTCCTTGCCATACAAAGACTCTTTTGAAATGTGCGGATTTACCGACAATATCTATGACAAATATCCAAAACATGACATTTTTTTGTTTCCGACCAAAGGCGAAGGATTCGGTAATGTCCTTATGGAAGCAATATCTCATGGGATCATCGTTTTAGCTTTTGATAACACGGCCGTCAGTAATTTTAAGGAGATGGGATTTCATATCCATCTTGTCGAAGACAAAAATGTACAGGCTCTCTCCGAAGAACTGTATATGATCGTACAAAATCTGGATAAAGAGATAGAACTCGCTCAAGAAAACAGAGAGAACGCGAAAGATCTCTTTGCTCCGTCACGCGAAGCGAATGAGTATTTAGAACTATTGGTCTGA
- a CDS encoding glycosyltransferase: protein MRVAVVVRSLKVGGMERVAVNLSEAFADAGDESHLIYFKDKKRAFTPKENVHFHHFNLDKALNLTIIGAFLGVVAKLLNGIFRSTYFIYSGILLAPVFWYKLKKLEKKFGRFDLIIMRGHGTFELIWPLKDDRVVQMVESVFIKHGSPLENFYIKCVYEGKKLAGVSSGVKEKIEEVLKITSVKAKSVNVVNNPLDIDDIRKKAEAYKPEIAEEYIISVGRVTPNKNITFLLESYKFARDHYNLALPLVIVGDGHDMQNVKQRIEELKLTSYVKTLGLLSNPYPWIKNASLLTSTSFAEGFGMVLIEALSCHTKIISTKSKGGVKDIMTGDLQSYLTDFDVQEFAKKMVETLGEEKEWDFDSYTQKFRPEAIVGRYKELYL from the coding sequence ATGCGCGTAGCTGTTGTAGTGAGAAGTTTAAAGGTCGGCGGAATGGAAAGAGTGGCCGTAAATCTTTCAGAAGCTTTCGCCGATGCCGGCGACGAATCGCATCTTATATACTTCAAGGATAAAAAAAGAGCTTTTACACCAAAAGAGAATGTTCACTTTCATCACTTCAATCTTGACAAGGCATTAAATCTGACGATCATCGGTGCCTTTCTCGGTGTTGTGGCAAAGCTCTTAAACGGCATCTTCAGAAGTACCTATTTTATTTACAGCGGTATTCTTTTGGCTCCCGTATTTTGGTATAAACTTAAAAAACTGGAAAAGAAGTTTGGAAGATTCGACTTGATAATCATGCGCGGCCACGGTACTTTTGAACTAATTTGGCCGTTAAAAGACGACCGTGTGGTACAGATGGTCGAGAGTGTGTTCATAAAACACGGCTCACCGCTGGAGAATTTTTATATCAAATGCGTTTATGAAGGCAAAAAACTTGCGGGGGTATCGAGCGGCGTCAAAGAGAAGATCGAAGAGGTTTTAAAAATAACATCGGTCAAAGCGAAGTCGGTAAATGTCGTGAATAACCCCTTGGATATTGATGATATCCGCAAAAAAGCCGAAGCGTATAAACCTGAGATAGCAGAAGAGTATATCATCAGCGTTGGGCGGGTGACCCCGAACAAAAATATTACCTTTTTGCTTGAATCTTATAAATTTGCGAGAGATCATTACAACCTTGCTTTGCCTCTGGTTATCGTCGGAGACGGTCATGATATGCAAAACGTCAAACAAAGAATAGAAGAGTTAAAACTCACTTCATATGTAAAGACGTTAGGCTTGTTAAGCAATCCCTATCCGTGGATAAAAAACGCATCACTTTTGACATCGACTTCATTTGCAGAAGGCTTTGGAATGGTATTGATAGAAGCGCTTTCCTGCCATACAAAGATTATCTCGACAAAATCAAAAGGCGGAGTAAAAGATATAATGACCGGTGATCTGCAGAGTTATTTGACCGATTTCGATGTGCAAGAGTTCGCAAAAAAGATGGTCGAGACTCTTGGTGAAGAAAAAGAGTGGGATTTTGACAGCTACACTCAAAAGTTCAGACCCGAAGCGATTGTCGGTAGATATAAAGAACTGTACTTATAA
- a CDS encoding PIG-L family deacetylase yields MFFYSFIGVILIIYLFIVFKRTKKYGYDPAKDHLYTLQPPFLQNIVIKQDFMTLPLEHKDFDTLFLKISLAFHPLSYFFKPSIEIEGSKHFFEYGAQGDRYLNISHTKNEHLRLLCRNLKLKTGESTLYGYKNEIDLSKKILILAPHADDSEIAAFGLYKSAKDVTIVTTTIGEHGVCNYCDLYENKTQAALKKAELRTFDALSVPVLGGVVPENSLTLGYYGGSLKWMSEHPKEDASSFIEGFGDMNSFRKVSHSYLDLSVQVRPTYDSFLHDLELILTQVQPEYIITPHPAIDSHPDHKYTTQALIDALKKTELPCKLLAYTNHLTLSETYPVGPMHTSVNLPPNFDEFYFDGVYSFELDEELQQDKLFALEAIHDLRDSLLSVSVKRAYKHLKRLIKRTVTGKDKSYFKRAVRANELFFVIESKNIERL; encoded by the coding sequence ATGTTTTTTTACTCTTTTATTGGCGTCATTTTGATCATTTATCTCTTTATCGTCTTTAAACGAACGAAAAAATACGGGTATGATCCCGCAAAAGACCATCTATATACTCTGCAACCGCCTTTTTTACAAAATATTGTTATAAAACAAGATTTTATGACACTTCCGCTTGAACATAAGGATTTCGATACGCTTTTTTTAAAAATATCCCTTGCTTTTCATCCTTTGTCCTACTTTTTTAAGCCGTCTATCGAGATAGAGGGTAGCAAACATTTTTTCGAATATGGGGCGCAAGGAGATAGATATCTAAATATTTCGCACACAAAAAATGAACACTTGAGACTTCTTTGCAGAAACTTAAAATTAAAAACAGGCGAATCGACACTGTACGGATATAAAAACGAGATAGACCTTTCAAAAAAAATCCTTATTTTAGCCCCGCATGCCGACGATTCGGAGATAGCAGCTTTTGGACTGTATAAATCTGCAAAAGACGTGACTATCGTCACGACGACGATAGGCGAACATGGGGTGTGCAACTACTGTGATCTTTATGAAAACAAAACTCAAGCAGCGCTTAAAAAAGCCGAACTTCGAACCTTTGACGCTCTAAGCGTTCCGGTTTTGGGCGGCGTAGTACCGGAAAACTCTTTGACTCTCGGATATTACGGCGGGAGTCTGAAATGGATGAGCGAACATCCAAAAGAGGACGCGTCTTCGTTTATAGAGGGTTTTGGAGATATGAACTCTTTTAGAAAAGTCTCTCATTCTTATCTGGATCTGTCCGTACAGGTAAGACCGACATACGACTCGTTTTTACATGATCTTGAATTGATACTTACGCAAGTGCAGCCAGAATATATTATTACCCCGCATCCCGCCATAGACTCTCATCCCGATCACAAATACACCACACAGGCTCTTATCGATGCTCTAAAAAAAACGGAACTGCCGTGCAAGCTGCTTGCATACACGAACCATTTGACTCTAAGCGAAACCTATCCCGTCGGTCCAATGCATACGTCCGTAAACCTGCCGCCGAATTTTGATGAATTTTATTTTGACGGAGTCTATTCGTTCGAATTGGACGAAGAGTTGCAGCAAGATAAACTCTTTGCCCTTGAAGCGATCCATGACCTGAGAGATTCTCTTCTTTCTGTCTCCGTTAAAAGAGCCTATAAACATCTGAAAAGATTGATAAAAAGAACGGTTACGGGAAAAGACAAAAGCTACTTTAAAAGAGCGGTGCGCGCCAACGAACTCTTTTTTGTCATCGAAAGTAAAAATATAGAAAGATTATAA
- a CDS encoding glycosyltransferase family 2 protein, translated as MKITANIITLNEEKNIADVIKSVQKVCDEVLVVDSLSSDKTCEIAEALGAKVVKQAYLGDGPQKAFGGPLAKNDWILSIDADERLDVNAIEAIKKLDLDTTPYDAFSFARKTFVGKHFIRLWYPDRVTRLYNRKKCAFSTAGGHARVQTKNVKDLDADMLHYSYEDYSQMIKTTHKFITRGARIAHEEGKRASSFDPFLHGMGALFKALVLKGGAFHGIHGWNVAIISAFSSYMKYALMLEMQEDE; from the coding sequence ATGAAAATAACAGCAAATATTATCACTTTAAATGAAGAAAAAAATATAGCAGATGTCATAAAATCCGTTCAAAAAGTATGTGATGAAGTGTTGGTAGTCGATTCGCTCAGCAGTGATAAAACATGTGAAATCGCGGAGGCTTTGGGCGCAAAGGTTGTCAAACAGGCATATTTGGGTGACGGTCCCCAAAAAGCATTCGGTGGGCCGTTGGCTAAAAACGACTGGATACTCAGTATCGATGCGGATGAAAGACTTGATGTAAATGCTATTGAAGCGATAAAAAAACTTGATCTGGATACTACGCCGTATGATGCGTTTTCCTTTGCCAGAAAAACGTTTGTCGGAAAACATTTTATCAGGCTTTGGTACCCCGATCGCGTGACAAGGCTGTATAACCGTAAAAAGTGCGCCTTTTCCACTGCGGGAGGGCACGCAAGGGTTCAGACAAAAAACGTCAAAGATCTTGATGCAGATATGCTTCATTACTCATACGAAGACTACTCTCAGATGATAAAGACCACGCATAAATTTATAACAAGAGGTGCGAGAATAGCACACGAAGAGGGAAAACGTGCTTCTTCGTTTGACCCGTTTTTACATGGAATGGGAGCATTGTTCAAAGCGCTTGTTCTAAAAGGCGGCGCGTTTCATGGCATCCACGGCTGGAATGTGGCGATTATATCCGCATTCAGCTCTTACATGAAATATGCTTTGATGCTGGAGATGCAAGAAGATGAGTAA
- a CDS encoding O-antigen ligase family protein → MYKTLLSSKKYLQDKDLLTLWLNNLLVVYAFLLPISQTIKATVFSFMVILFIIRGDVVKHVKAALQNSVVRAFVYIFIAYIVGMLWTENIAEGLYWVKSIKYGLYLLLFYAIADGRYIDKVISAFIFGMFISELTSYGMHFGIMPWKLEIGRILFYQAPSMEDPSPFLNHIHYGVALAFTVILLIHKTFFEKHDGYLKIFMGIFIVTATSNIFITGGRTGYVTFFLLIVVLAVFYLRKSALGIFLAISVVFVTAYNFSPIFHAKVHQTEQSLYSLFKDDPNFNTSLGARTGIYYYAYEVIKKDPVFGVGTGDSMDKIHDMAPEKDYIINSLLHEHNQFLSVLLKLGIIGLFIYLNIFYQIYKFKQKEKDLRFIMIFITLTIAFGTLMTLFNLRFFLPLWAVFLAVTLINRDRRTINYVELDDKKQLLQIIILIAVFGGASLLHQLI, encoded by the coding sequence ATGTATAAAACACTGTTATCATCGAAAAAATATCTTCAAGATAAAGATCTGCTGACACTTTGGCTTAATAATCTGCTTGTCGTGTATGCTTTTTTATTACCGATATCCCAGACGATCAAAGCAACAGTTTTTAGTTTTATGGTTATATTGTTTATTATCAGAGGGGATGTCGTAAAACATGTGAAAGCCGCATTGCAAAATTCTGTAGTAAGAGCCTTCGTATATATTTTTATTGCATATATCGTTGGGATGTTGTGGACTGAAAATATTGCCGAGGGCTTATACTGGGTAAAAAGCATAAAATACGGACTTTATCTGCTTTTATTTTATGCAATAGCAGACGGCAGATATATCGATAAGGTCATATCGGCTTTTATATTCGGAATGTTTATCAGTGAATTGACTTCGTATGGTATGCACTTTGGGATAATGCCGTGGAAGCTGGAGATCGGTCGTATCCTTTTTTATCAGGCACCAAGTATGGAAGACCCTTCTCCGTTTTTAAACCACATTCATTACGGTGTTGCTCTTGCGTTTACGGTTATATTATTAATTCATAAAACTTTTTTTGAAAAACATGATGGTTATCTAAAAATCTTTATGGGCATATTTATAGTGACTGCGACGTCAAATATCTTCATTACCGGAGGAAGAACGGGGTATGTTACATTCTTTTTGCTGATTGTTGTACTTGCGGTTTTTTATTTAAGAAAAAGTGCTTTAGGCATATTTTTAGCTATATCCGTTGTATTTGTAACGGCATATAACTTTAGTCCGATATTTCACGCAAAAGTACATCAAACCGAGCAAAGTTTATACTCTTTATTTAAAGACGATCCAAACTTTAATACTTCTTTAGGTGCCAGAACAGGAATATATTATTATGCATATGAGGTGATCAAAAAAGATCCTGTCTTCGGTGTGGGTACGGGTGATTCTATGGATAAAATTCATGATATGGCACCGGAGAAAGATTACATAATAAACTCACTTTTGCATGAACATAATCAATTTTTAAGCGTATTGCTCAAACTTGGAATAATCGGTTTGTTTATTTATCTTAATATTTTTTATCAGATATATAAATTTAAACAAAAAGAGAAGGATCTGAGATTTATAATGATATTTATAACATTGACCATTGCATTTGGAACTTTGATGACACTGTTTAATCTTAGATTCTTTCTCCCTTTGTGGGCCGTGTTTTTGGCAGTGACACTAATAAACAGAGATAGAAGAACTATAAATTATGTAGAGCTGGATGATAAAAAACAGTTGTTGCAGATCATTATATTGATAGCAGTATTCGGAGGGGCAAGTTTATTGCATCAGTTGATATAA